Below is a window of Tolypothrix bouteillei VB521301 DNA.
CTGCAAATTGTTCTGGTGGTGCGTAACCTCGCGTTCCAATAGCAACTGTTGCTAATTCTGTTTGTTCGTTGCTAGATGGTTGCATCATTTTAACTGCACCAAAGTCAATTAACACCAAGCGATTATCTAAGCTACGTCTGAGAATATTATTCGGTTTAATATCTCGATGAATAACGCGATGGTCGTGAACAAATACCAAAATTTCTAATATTTCTTTCAGTAAACTAATAACATAAAATTCATTTTGTATTCCCCTTACGGGTGGTAATTCGTCACTCAAGGAATGTCCTTGAATATATTCTTGTACTAAATAAAATTCACGATTGTCCTCAAAATAAGCTAGCAATTGAGGGATTTGAGAATGTTGACCTAAAGCTTCTAAAATTTCGGCTTCAGCATCAAATAGCCTTCTAGCAACTTGCAAAAATTTTGTGTCTCGACGGGCGGGCATCAATTGCTTGACTACGCAGACAGGATGACCGGGACGTTGCATATCTCCTGCTAAATACGTGCAACCAAATCCACCCGATCCTAAAACTTTTGTCACTTTATAGCGTCCACTTAGTATGGAGTCACCACTAGTTTTTTCGAGTGTGTCGGCTTTTGGAGTGTGAAGGTGTTTGTCTTTTATTTCTGTCGTTTCTTTCAAAAGAGTGTGTAATTGTTCAATTGCTTCTTTTTGTTTTTCTACTTGTAGAAGAATTATCTTAGTTTGTTGTTGATTTTGGTATGTCATATAAATGACAACAACAATACTACTAGTTATGAATGCGATCGCAGGTGGTACGACTGGTATCCATCCTGCTTGTAAAAACACACTCGTACAAATAACTATTAACCCAATGAGAGTTGTACCACCTACGACAATCAACAATAAAGGATGCCGCACCCGCCAAGCCAAAGTAGCACCTGCAAGTGACCAAATCCATATCCATAACACTTCTGCCCATTCTGGAAAATACCAGATTAAAGGACGCCCATCTAGCACTGCACTTATTAGCTGGCTGGTTGTCTGTGCGTGAATTAAAGCAGGCGACATTCTTGCGGGTTGGTCTGGTAATGCACTATAAGGGGTATAAAAACCAGAATGAAGGCTGGGGGTTTTCGTACCAATAATCACCAGACGGTCTTTGAATAACTTGGGATCTACAGATCCGGTTAATACTTGTGTAAGAGTAACTTCTGGTGCAAGGCGATCCGGATGGCGGTAATTTAGCATAATTTGATAGCCACCCGCATCTATCTTTTTATAACCACCTGCATCACTTGTTAAAGATTTAAAATGTGCTTTTAACGTGCGATTTTTGGTATGGCTCAATATCATGTTTTGTTTATCTGGAAAATCAGGTTCGACACCCTCTTTTTCCAGATAACTCATTGCCAGTACTGTAGCAAATGATGTGGCTGTTGTACATTTTTTGTCGTATTCAGAATGAGCAAATAGCAAACTTCGACGAACAATCCCATCATCATCTGTTACTAAATCCGTAAATCCTACGTTATTTATAGATAAATTTTGAGGAGGCGCAATTTCCTGAGTTCCTACACTGCTGAATGCACAAACACTAATAATATTATCTCGCCGTTTTAAAACTGATGCAAAATTTTCTTGTTCCGATCTGTATAAATTTACTCCAATAATGCGCGGTTGATATGATTGTAGCTTTGCCAATAACTCGTTAAGCGTGTTATCTGATAAAGGCCATTTTTGTTTCCGAACGTCATCTTCAGTGACTGTCACTAGCACCAAACGCGAATCCATTGGTTCTGGAGAACGCAACCGTAACATTTGGTCATACGCCTTCAGTTCTACTGATTGCAATAATTTCAGTTCTCTCACTCCCATTAATAAAGATGTGACTCCTACACTAC
It encodes the following:
- a CDS encoding CHASE2 domain-containing serine/threonine-protein kinase, producing MTGLFEKLRATLAKDWVRLTRRTSPFLLQSQNRHSDTFVDRKTQDFALTEAPLEVIRDDRRNNTPFNWLLPILISSVGVTSLLMGVRELKLLQSVELKAYDQMLRLRSPEPMDSRLVLVTVTEDDVRKQKWPLSDNTLNELLAKLQSYQPRIIGVNLYRSEQENFASVLKRRDNIISVCAFSSVGTQEIAPPQNLSINNVGFTDLVTDDDGIVRRSLLFAHSEYDKKCTTATSFATVLAMSYLEKEGVEPDFPDKQNMILSHTKNRTLKAHFKSLTSDAGGYKKIDAGGYQIMLNYRHPDRLAPEVTLTQVLTGSVDPKLFKDRLVIIGTKTPSLHSGFYTPYSALPDQPARMSPALIHAQTTSQLISAVLDGRPLIWYFPEWAEVLWIWIWSLAGATLAWRVRHPLLLIVVGGTTLIGLIVICTSVFLQAGWIPVVPPAIAFITSSIVVVIYMTYQNQQQTKIILLQVEKQKEAIEQLHTLLKETTEIKDKHLHTPKADTLEKTSGDSILSGRYKVTKVLGSGGFGCTYLAGDMQRPGHPVCVVKQLMPARRDTKFLQVARRLFDAEAEILEALGQHSQIPQLLAYFEDNREFYLVQEYIQGHSLSDELPPVRGIQNEFYVISLLKEILEILVFVHDHRVIHRDIKPNNILRRSLDNRLVLIDFGAVKMMQPSSNEQTELATVAIGTRGYAPPEQFAGHPRLCSDVYAVGMIGIQAVTGLLPHELQPDPDTGCVMWRHRAQISENLAAILDKMVRYHFSDRYQSASEVLLDFKHIA